A genomic window from Candidatus Bathyarchaeota archaeon includes:
- a CDS encoding amidohydrolase family protein: protein MERYLKDYGWRSIKMSHQHAAAHFMYPLMEFSERYGIVVVVYYGHNIPNNPYIVDIANSFPEVKLGILHMGGGTCFDLELFSTKMAVKNNNIYLEMCYSNPVAIKQAVKAIGSEKVIYGSESSNGGHRSRFEKAGNYIELMLDSIRFAGITKVQKDEVVGDSVENLLGIDA from the coding sequence ATCGAAAGATACCTAAAGGATTACGGCTGGAGGAGCATCAAGATGAGCCATCAGCACGCAGCGGCACATTTTATGTATCCCCTGATGGAGTTCTCTGAGAGGTATGGGATTGTTGTGGTTGTCTACTATGGCCACAATATCCCGAACAACCCATATATCGTAGACATCGCAAACAGCTTCCCCGAGGTAAAACTGGGTATCCTTCACATGGGCGGAGGTACATGTTTCGACTTGGAGCTTTTTAGCACCAAGATGGCTGTGAAAAACAATAACATTTACTTAGAGATGTGTTATTCAAACCCCGTCGCCATTAAGCAGGCGGTTAAGGCTATAGGTTCTGAGAAGGTGATATATGGCTCAGAGTCCTCCAATGGTGGCCATAGAAGCAGGTTCGAGAAGGCAGGTAATTACATAGAGCTTATGTTGGACAGTATCCGCTTCGCGGGCATTACAAAAGTGCAGAAGGATGAGGTCGTGGGTGATTCGGTGGAGAATCTTTTAGGGATAGATGCCTAA
- a CDS encoding prefoldin subunit beta — MSSLNQLPPNIQEKLNRLQQLQSTLQQLILQKQRLDLERNESERALKLLDDVPSDKKVYKSSGAILVEKEKGDVETELRERLDFLEMRAKVLTKQEANSRKRLNDLQESLQQDLKLGA, encoded by the coding sequence ATGTCCAGTTTAAATCAACTTCCCCCGAACATCCAGGAGAAACTTAATAGACTGCAGCAGCTCCAGAGCACCCTCCAACAATTAATACTTCAAAAACAGAGGCTCGACCTCGAGAGAAACGAATCCGAGAGGGCATTAAAGCTTCTCGATGATGTCCCCTCTGACAAGAAAGTCTACAAGTCATCAGGGGCCATTCTTGTGGAGAAGGAGAAGGGGGATGTGGAGACGGAACTTAGGGAGCGCCTTGATTTTTTGGAGATGCGGGCTAAGGTCCTAACTAAACAGGAAGCTAACTCCCGAAAGAGGCTTAATGACCTCCAAGAGAGCCTCCAGCAGGACCTCAAACTAGGAGCCTGA
- a CDS encoding PAC2 family protein, with protein sequence MSSNVDIVEIGPMKKGSPVVVTGFAGAGFIGNTALMYIASEKGFIERAQLKSHLIPPMFLLVEGRPIPVFRIYGNKKNDVLLVVSDALIHAENAWPIGIGLMEWLREKGVKEIISIEGMPFATPKGTRPILGFSLPMKDLIQVGVRPTSEGGISGLNAVLLDEAMKHKVPWTSLLVPTGTTQSIDYVGTADLIEALNRILKLGVDTSILRQSGNSRREAIKRARAGKQKGLLGGLRRQKPGSGS encoded by the coding sequence ATGTCAAGTAACGTCGATATCGTGGAGATAGGCCCAATGAAAAAGGGCAGCCCTGTCGTGGTAACTGGGTTTGCGGGGGCCGGTTTTATAGGGAACACCGCTTTGATGTATATTGCTAGTGAGAAGGGTTTCATTGAGAGGGCTCAGTTAAAATCCCACCTAATTCCTCCCATGTTCCTGCTCGTTGAGGGGAGACCCATCCCAGTTTTTAGGATATACGGGAACAAAAAGAATGATGTGCTACTAGTAGTTTCGGATGCCCTAATCCATGCTGAGAATGCTTGGCCCATAGGTATCGGGTTGATGGAATGGCTCAGGGAGAAAGGGGTGAAGGAGATTATATCCATCGAGGGAATGCCTTTCGCGACTCCGAAGGGGACGCGCCCTATCTTAGGGTTCAGTCTCCCTATGAAGGACTTAATCCAAGTCGGCGTCAGGCCAACTAGCGAGGGGGGGATATCTGGTCTGAACGCAGTGCTCCTCGATGAGGCTATGAAGCATAAGGTGCCTTGGACCTCTCTCCTAGTTCCTACAGGAACGACTCAATCCATTGATTACGTGGGGACTGCCGATCTTATCGAGGCCCTTAACAGAATACTAAAGCTTGGTGTGGACACCTCGATTCTTAGGCAGAGCGGCAATTCAAGGAGAGAGGCTATAAAAAGGGCTAGAGCTGGTAAACAGAAAGGTCTGTTAGGGGGCTTACGAAGGCAGAAACCGGGGTCAGGCTCCTAG
- a CDS encoding DHH family phosphoesterase, which produces MIGFPNNPDSKLSGFSFESLRELLIGKILLLCHHNADPDAICSAFGVQMLIRSIEPFSDARIFLPGGASSLTRRIMDALGIQVQNEAFIDDYDTLVILDTATPIQLGDWGEKLSKSSAKKIIIDHHSKHPTMMKISNYSMIDESATSTCELVYNIYSGMGVKPTPIVARALLLGIVYDSRHFFIATPNTLNAASALLEIDGSIPEIFSMLRSERKRSERIARIKAAQRIKFHDTRGWILAASRLSSFHASSARALIGLGADASVVAGSEKGNLKASLRSTDLFYQGSHIHLGELAQTLGAEFDGSGSGHPTAAGINCKGDVNLFLERAIFMLSELLQQVSKNHR; this is translated from the coding sequence ATGATAGGCTTTCCCAATAATCCTGACAGTAAATTATCTGGATTCTCCTTTGAGAGTCTAAGGGAGCTTCTGATCGGTAAGATCCTACTGCTGTGTCACCACAACGCCGATCCTGATGCCATCTGCTCAGCATTCGGAGTTCAGATGTTAATTAGATCCATCGAACCCTTCTCGGATGCTAGGATCTTTCTCCCTGGGGGAGCCAGCAGCCTTACTCGAAGGATCATGGATGCCCTAGGTATCCAAGTGCAAAACGAGGCCTTTATTGACGACTATGATACCCTCGTGATCTTAGACACCGCGACTCCAATCCAGTTAGGCGATTGGGGAGAGAAACTATCAAAGTCCAGCGCCAAAAAGATAATTATCGATCATCACAGCAAGCATCCAACCATGATGAAAATTTCAAACTATTCCATGATCGACGAGTCCGCCACATCCACCTGCGAACTCGTGTATAATATTTACTCGGGTATGGGAGTTAAGCCGACACCAATAGTTGCTCGAGCTCTTCTACTGGGGATCGTTTACGACTCCAGACACTTCTTCATTGCCACTCCGAATACACTAAATGCTGCTTCTGCTCTCCTGGAGATCGATGGATCAATCCCTGAGATCTTTTCAATGCTTCGAAGTGAGCGAAAACGCTCTGAGAGGATAGCCCGCATAAAGGCAGCTCAAAGGATTAAGTTCCACGACACCAGGGGTTGGATCCTGGCCGCCTCCCGGCTTAGCTCATTCCACGCATCTTCAGCAAGGGCGCTTATTGGGTTGGGTGCTGATGCTTCAGTTGTCGCCGGGAGTGAGAAAGGTAATCTTAAAGCAAGTCTCAGGTCCACGGATTTATTCTACCAGGGGAGTCACATCCATCTAGGTGAGTTAGCCCAGACCCTTGGTGCGGAGTTCGACGGGTCAGGTAGTGGACATCCTACTGCAGCTGGCATAAACTGCAAGGGGGACGTCAATCTCTTTCTTGAGAGAGCTATCTTTATGCTCTCCGAGCTGCTTCAACAAGTATCAAAAAATCACCGGTAA